From a single Sediminibacterium sp. KACHI17 genomic region:
- a CDS encoding ATP-binding cassette domain-containing protein, with translation MQPILSIQGISKNYGSIQALNNVSFDVPQGCVFGILGPNGSGKTTLLSIILDILQARSGTYTWFGKPGSAETRRQIGSLLETPNFYHYLSAVDNLNITHAISGRGDAADIDRVLEIVKLSARKKSKFKTYSLGMKQRLAIGAALLGNPDVLVFDEPTNGLDPVGIAEIRELIKQLARDGKTIIMASHLLDEVEKVCTHVAILKKGNLLTAGPVDEVLTNEDIVEVSAQDTTRLKEVLANIKGHTHLKEEGKSIQLFFPIGTANMEEINRYCFDQGITLNQLLLKKKSLETKFFELTND, from the coding sequence ATGCAACCAATTCTCTCTATTCAGGGGATTTCCAAAAATTATGGCTCGATTCAAGCCCTGAATAATGTATCCTTCGATGTTCCGCAAGGATGTGTTTTCGGAATTCTTGGTCCGAATGGTAGTGGTAAGACCACCCTACTCAGTATTATTCTGGATATTCTTCAGGCCAGATCCGGCACCTACACTTGGTTTGGGAAACCGGGTTCAGCAGAAACCAGAAGACAGATCGGTTCTCTTTTAGAAACACCGAATTTCTATCACTATCTCTCTGCAGTCGATAACTTAAATATCACACATGCCATTAGTGGGCGGGGTGATGCTGCGGATATCGATCGCGTTCTAGAAATCGTGAAACTTTCTGCCAGAAAGAAAAGCAAATTCAAAACGTATAGCCTGGGTATGAAGCAACGCCTGGCCATCGGTGCGGCCTTATTGGGCAATCCGGATGTTTTGGTTTTTGATGAGCCTACAAATGGATTAGACCCTGTAGGTATTGCTGAGATACGTGAATTGATCAAACAATTGGCGCGTGATGGTAAAACGATTATCATGGCCAGTCACTTATTGGATGAAGTAGAAAAAGTATGTACCCATGTGGCCATATTAAAGAAAGGAAATCTATTGACAGCAGGGCCTGTAGATGAAGTATTGACAAATGAAGATATTGTGGAAGTATCAGCACAGGATACCACAAGGTTAAAAGAGGTGCTGGCAAATATTAAAGGTCATACACACTTGAAAGAAGAAGGAAAATCGATTCAGTTATTTTTCCCGATTGGTACAGCCAATATGGAAGAGATCAATCGCTATTGCTTCGATCAGGGTATTACTTTAAACCAGTTGCTCTTGAAGAAGAAGAGTCTTGAAACAAAATTCTTCGAACTCACCAACGACTAA
- a CDS encoding ABC transporter permease: MLSLIKIEWLKIKKYPAFWWMLVIVALTYPSINLMFLNVYEEISKGKEMGAIAKMLLGNPYAFPETWHSVAFFSSFFIVLPAILVIMLITNEYNYRTHRQNIIDGWSRQDFITSKLCDVLIISTIITIVYSIVAAGYGFYTDSKSFYRWAEQLEYIPLFFLQTFAQLTLAFLLGYLIKKAFIALGIYFFQYLIIENIGVSWFKYKVGNDLGRFLPFEISDRIVPPPAFIGNFGKDAKAGYEKAVAAVPEHVILTIILTAAIWIICYRVHKKRDL; encoded by the coding sequence ATGTTATCCCTTATAAAAATAGAATGGTTAAAGATCAAAAAGTATCCTGCCTTTTGGTGGATGCTGGTGATCGTTGCATTGACCTATCCAAGTATCAACTTAATGTTCCTGAATGTATACGAAGAGATCTCAAAAGGAAAAGAAATGGGCGCCATTGCCAAGATGCTCTTAGGCAATCCATATGCATTTCCGGAGACCTGGCATTCCGTTGCCTTCTTCTCTTCATTCTTCATTGTATTACCTGCGATTCTGGTGATCATGTTGATCACAAATGAGTACAACTACAGAACTCACAGACAAAATATCATCGATGGCTGGAGCAGACAGGATTTCATCACCAGTAAATTATGCGATGTACTGATCATCAGTACGATCATTACCATTGTTTACAGTATAGTTGCAGCAGGGTATGGATTTTATACCGATAGTAAATCATTTTACAGATGGGCTGAACAGTTGGAATACATTCCTTTGTTCTTCTTACAAACCTTTGCACAATTGACACTGGCTTTTTTATTGGGCTATCTCATCAAAAAAGCCTTCATCGCATTGGGTATTTATTTCTTTCAGTATTTGATCATAGAAAATATTGGCGTATCCTGGTTCAAGTATAAAGTAGGGAATGATCTGGGACGTTTTCTTCCCTTTGAAATTTCAGACAGAATCGTTCCCCCACCTGCATTTATCGGAAATTTCGGAAAAGATGCAAAAGCAGGTTACGAAAAAGCAGTAGCTGCCGTACCTGAGCATGTAATCCTAACGATTATTTTAACCGCAGCGATCTGGATCATTTGTTATAGAGTACATAAGAAAAGAGACTTATAA
- a CDS encoding TIGR01777 family oxidoreductase, with the protein MATILITGGTGMVGQELTSLLLSKGYDVIWLSRSAGEKQVNGKSIRIASWNLKEQTIDETVIRQADHIIHLAGAGVADQRWTAQRKQEILDSRTQSSALIVKALREIPNKVQSVISASAIGWYGPDEDNKLRTSFTEEMPAYPDYLGSTCKAWEESIGPVTDLGKRLVKLRIGIVLSAKGGALAEFKKPLKGGMAAILGSGKQMISWVHVADLCRMFLYAIENESMQGTFNAVAPNPVSNKELTLTLAKQKNGLWYIPFYVPAFLLKIILGEMSIEVLKSATVSSRKIEQQGFRFEYPTIQLALRDL; encoded by the coding sequence ATGGCAACAATACTCATCACAGGTGGAACAGGGATGGTTGGACAAGAGCTAACAAGTTTACTATTGTCAAAAGGATATGATGTTATTTGGTTAAGTCGTTCAGCCGGCGAGAAACAGGTCAATGGGAAATCCATTCGTATCGCTTCATGGAATTTGAAGGAACAAACCATTGATGAAACAGTGATTCGTCAAGCAGATCATATTATTCATCTGGCTGGTGCCGGCGTTGCTGATCAACGTTGGACTGCTCAACGCAAACAGGAAATATTAGATAGCAGAACCCAGAGTAGTGCACTCATTGTAAAGGCACTACGGGAAATTCCCAATAAAGTACAATCTGTTATCAGCGCTTCTGCCATTGGTTGGTATGGACCTGATGAAGACAATAAACTGCGTACTTCCTTTACTGAAGAGATGCCTGCTTATCCTGATTATTTGGGAAGCACATGTAAAGCTTGGGAAGAAAGTATTGGTCCGGTTACAGATCTGGGTAAGCGTTTGGTGAAACTGCGTATAGGGATTGTACTAAGTGCCAAAGGTGGTGCCTTAGCAGAATTCAAAAAACCTTTAAAAGGTGGGATGGCGGCTATTTTGGGTAGTGGTAAACAAATGATCAGCTGGGTTCATGTCGCAGATCTTTGTCGGATGTTTTTATATGCGATCGAAAATGAATCCATGCAGGGAACCTTTAATGCAGTAGCCCCCAATCCTGTCTCTAATAAAGAATTGACGCTTACACTGGCCAAACAAAAGAATGGCTTATGGTATATTCCGTTTTATGTACCAGCTTTTCTTTTAAAAATAATATTAGGAGAGATGAGTATCGAAGTCTTGAAGAGTGCAACAGTGAGCAGCCGTAAAATAGAACAACAAGGATTTAGGTTTGAATACCCAACTATTCAATTGGCGTTGAGGGATCTTTGA
- the ftsZ gene encoding cell division protein FtsZ, with translation MIHFDLPKQKSSIIKVLGVGGGGSNAVNFMFDQNIEGVDFIICNTDAKAIEQSKIPNKIQLGPHLTQGLGAGANPEVGKKATEESLDEIRRILEVNTKMAFITVGMGGGTGTGGAPIIAQICKELGILTVGIVTTPFGFEGPRRQIQADEGIRQLKPYVDTLLVISNDKLRIQYGNLKMKEAFAKADNVLATAAKCITDVINSRGHIIVDFADVCTVMKNGGVAILGKAEVEGENRAQMAIEEALSSPLLNDNDIRGAKWILININSAEGDHECTMDELETINNYLRMQAGEDTDVIVGMGYDNTLDKKIGITLIATGFEHKDPFAKPAEPKKAEPKQEKIVMTLDLEAPKQEVKAEAPQPVQQTLPLEDNDPFAPRMEEVAETTPVLNLFSAPTIVEEAAPAIEEPTENFTLQFELSPEITTEVVVPEPPAEEVHVNKSILQDELLQFKVNEQPQQPVSNTMFSKPMNIYAEPEVTAPQPVQEVKPAIVEIKETPVQEEEPSMQLIEKEETPAPKAVVSPSSFIDDSVLDDAEEQKRRAAERIQRLRNLSFNTNPGDANEFDNVPAYVRRNMELFGNTLTSVEDFYSKYTVGKDENNQTQISTINTFLDGKKPD, from the coding sequence ATGATTCACTTTGATCTTCCCAAACAGAAATCCTCGATCATCAAGGTACTTGGTGTAGGAGGTGGCGGGAGCAACGCCGTTAACTTCATGTTTGATCAGAATATCGAAGGTGTTGATTTTATTATTTGTAATACGGATGCCAAGGCAATCGAACAAAGTAAGATCCCCAATAAGATACAATTAGGCCCACATCTCACACAGGGATTGGGTGCAGGTGCCAACCCTGAAGTTGGAAAGAAAGCAACAGAAGAGTCTCTGGATGAGATCAGACGTATCCTTGAAGTGAATACCAAAATGGCATTCATCACAGTGGGTATGGGTGGTGGAACCGGAACCGGTGGTGCGCCCATCATCGCTCAGATCTGTAAAGAACTGGGAATTCTTACTGTTGGTATCGTTACTACTCCATTTGGTTTTGAAGGACCACGCAGACAAATACAAGCGGATGAAGGTATTCGTCAACTGAAACCTTATGTTGATACTTTGCTGGTGATCAGTAATGATAAACTGCGCATCCAGTATGGTAACCTGAAAATGAAAGAAGCTTTTGCAAAAGCAGATAATGTATTGGCAACTGCAGCAAAATGTATCACGGATGTGATCAACAGCCGTGGACATATCATCGTTGACTTTGCGGATGTTTGTACCGTTATGAAGAATGGTGGTGTAGCCATCTTAGGTAAAGCAGAGGTAGAAGGGGAGAATCGCGCGCAAATGGCTATTGAAGAAGCTTTGTCTTCTCCTTTATTGAATGATAATGATATCAGAGGTGCTAAGTGGATATTGATCAATATCAATAGTGCTGAAGGTGATCATGAGTGTACGATGGATGAACTGGAGACCATCAATAACTATCTGCGTATGCAAGCAGGTGAAGATACTGATGTGATCGTGGGTATGGGTTATGATAATACACTGGATAAAAAGATCGGTATTACATTGATCGCAACAGGATTCGAACATAAAGATCCATTTGCTAAGCCTGCTGAACCTAAAAAAGCAGAGCCCAAGCAAGAAAAGATCGTCATGACACTGGATCTGGAAGCTCCAAAGCAAGAAGTAAAAGCAGAAGCGCCTCAACCTGTGCAGCAAACACTTCCCTTGGAAGATAATGATCCCTTTGCTCCAAGAATGGAGGAAGTAGCAGAAACTACACCGGTGCTGAATCTTTTTTCAGCTCCAACAATTGTTGAAGAAGCAGCGCCTGCGATCGAAGAACCAACGGAAAATTTTACTTTACAGTTTGAGTTAAGCCCTGAGATCACCACAGAAGTGGTTGTTCCTGAGCCACCTGCTGAAGAAGTACATGTCAATAAATCTATCCTGCAAGATGAATTATTGCAGTTCAAAGTAAATGAGCAGCCACAACAACCGGTAAGTAATACCATGTTCAGTAAGCCAATGAATATATATGCTGAACCGGAGGTAACTGCACCACAACCTGTTCAGGAAGTGAAGCCTGCGATCGTAGAGATCAAAGAAACACCTGTACAGGAGGAAGAGCCTTCCATGCAACTGATCGAAAAAGAAGAAACACCTGCGCCTAAAGCTGTAGTATCTCCTTCTTCTTTCATCGATGATTCAGTACTGGATGATGCCGAAGAACAGAAAAGAAGAGCGGCTGAACGTATTCAGCGATTGAGAAATCTTTCTTTCAATACAAATCCCGGTGATGCAAATGAGTTTGATAATGTTCCTGCTTATGTAAGAAGAAACATGGAGCTTTTTGGAAACACACTTACTTCTGTGGAAGATTTCTACAGTAAGTATACCGTAGGAAAAGATGAGAACAATCAAACACAGATCTCTACCATCAATACTTTCCTTGATGGAAAGAAACCCGATTAA